A portion of the Leifsonia sp. EB41 genome contains these proteins:
- a CDS encoding patatin-like phospholipase family protein, giving the protein MSDDRTLGLTLGGGGAFGAAHVGVLQVLAERGIRPGIITGTSSGALVGAAYAAGFEPPAIERAALRFRWSAIARWSLTPRWGLLDTHAVRHSLHRLLGSDPLIEHLPRRFAAVATDLRTRQAVTIDEGPLSVALRSTIAVPGLLPPVRRDGRLLADGGIVDNVPVQATRALGATRVIVVRLHAKWENVRMMRMVTRTADLKRDPSVVLIQPEMGGMAQWGMSDVPRLIAEGRRVATAALDEAESRGTLAGAHEPERVGERMLDVA; this is encoded by the coding sequence ATGAGCGACGATCGCACCCTGGGTCTCACCCTGGGCGGTGGAGGCGCGTTCGGCGCTGCGCACGTGGGGGTTCTCCAGGTGCTCGCGGAGCGCGGCATCCGCCCGGGGATCATCACTGGCACGAGCTCCGGCGCCCTGGTGGGCGCAGCATATGCTGCGGGCTTTGAGCCACCCGCGATCGAGCGCGCCGCACTGAGGTTCCGCTGGAGCGCGATCGCCCGGTGGTCGCTCACACCGCGCTGGGGACTGCTCGACACGCATGCGGTCAGGCATTCTCTCCACCGCCTCCTGGGCTCGGATCCGCTCATCGAGCACCTCCCTCGCCGGTTCGCCGCCGTCGCCACCGATCTCCGAACCCGCCAGGCCGTGACGATCGACGAAGGACCGCTGAGCGTCGCCCTGCGGTCGACGATCGCGGTGCCAGGGCTCCTCCCTCCGGTGCGCCGCGACGGGAGGCTGCTGGCCGATGGCGGCATCGTCGACAACGTTCCGGTGCAGGCCACTCGCGCTCTCGGCGCGACCCGCGTCATCGTGGTGCGCCTGCACGCGAAGTGGGAGAACGTTCGGATGATGCGGATGGTCACACGCACCGCCGACCTCAAGCGCGACCCCTCAGTCGTGCTCATCCAGCCCGAGATGGGCGGGATGGCGCAGTGGGGGATGTCCGATGTGCCGCGTCTCATCGCCGAGGGGCGGCGAGTAGCGACCGCCGCACTGGATGAAGCCGAGTCGCGCGGGACACTCGCAGGTGCGCACGAGCCCGAGCGGGTCGGCGAGCGGATGCTCGACGTGGCCTGA
- a CDS encoding SDR family oxidoreductase: MILIAGGTGRLGTAVREGLEPGQVRVLTRNASTAELIREGGSETVVGDLADAETVSRAVVGCRAVVLAASGFGPMGRSTPAGVDRDGNIALIHAARTAGVEHVVLVSMHGAAPDARLQLLRMKWAAEEALRASGVGWTIVRPTAFLETYLDAVGADLPRNGSTLVFGPGTVPVNFVSVDDVAGLVGEALRNPHLRGETVEWGGEDLTLGQLSDALRSATGVSGPTKRIPIPALRVMALASRPFSPFLARVASAAVIMNTNDMTFNAAPHRARYPGLPHTTLAEAATRWADVHQGSVARRAGA, from the coding sequence GTGATCCTCATCGCGGGCGGCACCGGACGGTTGGGAACCGCAGTCCGCGAGGGCCTGGAACCCGGCCAGGTCCGGGTGCTGACGCGAAACGCCTCGACCGCAGAGCTGATCCGAGAGGGTGGATCAGAGACAGTGGTCGGCGACCTCGCCGACGCAGAAACGGTCTCGCGTGCGGTCGTGGGCTGCCGCGCGGTGGTCCTCGCCGCATCCGGATTCGGGCCGATGGGGCGTTCGACGCCTGCCGGAGTCGACCGGGACGGGAACATCGCTCTCATCCACGCAGCGCGCACCGCGGGTGTCGAGCACGTCGTCCTGGTATCGATGCACGGTGCGGCTCCGGACGCACGGCTTCAGCTTCTCCGCATGAAGTGGGCGGCCGAGGAGGCGCTACGTGCCTCCGGCGTGGGATGGACGATCGTGCGTCCCACCGCGTTCCTGGAGACGTACCTCGACGCGGTCGGGGCCGACCTCCCACGCAACGGATCGACGCTCGTCTTCGGACCGGGCACGGTCCCAGTGAACTTCGTGTCTGTCGACGATGTGGCCGGCCTCGTCGGAGAAGCCCTGCGAAATCCGCACCTGCGCGGGGAGACCGTCGAGTGGGGCGGCGAGGATCTGACCCTCGGACAACTCTCCGATGCTCTGCGATCGGCGACCGGCGTGTCCGGCCCGACCAAGCGGATACCGATTCCGGCGCTCCGCGTCATGGCGCTCGCCTCCAGGCCGTTCTCGCCGTTCCTCGCACGCGTCGCGTCCGCCGCGGTGATCATGAATACGAACGACATGACGTTCAACGCTGCCCCGCACCGCGCCCGCTACCCCGGGCTGCCGCACACCACCCTCGCAGAGGCCGCTACGCGGTGGGCGGATGTCCACCAGGGCTCGGTTGCACGCCGAGCCGGGGCCTGA
- a CDS encoding exonuclease domain-containing protein → MPLDFTAIDFETANSSAASACSVGLVKVRDGRVVDRASWFIRPPLGHDVFQEWNVRIHGIQPQDVAGAAGWVDQLADLVEFAEDDHLVAHNAGFDMGVIRAACAATLVACPEYRYLCSLQVARRTYHLESYRLPVAAMAAGFEDFHHHDALADAEACAAIVVHAARRHDAATIDDLAALTGARVGRIGMAAAA, encoded by the coding sequence GTGCCACTGGACTTCACCGCCATCGACTTCGAGACCGCGAACTCCTCTGCGGCGTCCGCCTGTTCTGTCGGGCTGGTGAAGGTGCGCGACGGCCGCGTGGTCGACCGCGCGAGCTGGTTCATCCGGCCGCCGCTCGGGCACGACGTGTTCCAGGAGTGGAACGTCCGCATCCACGGCATCCAGCCGCAGGACGTCGCCGGCGCCGCAGGCTGGGTCGACCAGCTCGCCGACCTGGTGGAGTTCGCGGAGGACGACCACCTGGTCGCCCACAACGCCGGCTTCGACATGGGCGTCATCCGTGCCGCGTGCGCCGCCACCCTCGTCGCCTGCCCGGAGTACCGCTACCTGTGCAGCCTCCAGGTCGCTCGGCGCACCTACCACCTGGAGTCGTACCGCCTGCCGGTCGCGGCGATGGCGGCTGGGTTCGAGGACTTCCACCACCACGACGCCCTCGCCGACGCGGAGGCCTGCGCGGCCATCGTCGTGCACGCAGCGCGCCGCCACGACGCGGCCACGATCGACGACCTCGCCGCCCTGACAGGCGCCCGCGTCGGGCGCATCGGCATGGCCGCCGCGGCGTAG
- the ychF gene encoding redox-regulated ATPase YchF, translating to MALTIGIVGLPNVGKSTLFNALTKNDALAANYPFATIEPNVGVVNLPDPRLDTLAELFGSERILPAPVSFLDIAGIVKGASEGEGLGNKFLANIREADAIAQVVRGFSDPDVVHVAGKVDAAGDMETINTELILADLQTLEKAEQRYEKEVKGRKLEPVVLETAREAMAFLNDGKPLSASTIDLEPIRELGLLTAKPFIYVFNVDEDVLTDDARRAALAALVAPAQAVFLDAKLESELIDLDAADAAELLASTGQTESGLDQLARIGFDTLGLQTYLTAGPKESRAWTIHKGWKAPQAAGVIHTDFEKGFIKAEVISFDDLVDAGSVAEARARGKARMEGKEYVMQDGDVVEFRFNV from the coding sequence GTGGCTCTCACTATCGGTATCGTCGGACTCCCGAACGTCGGCAAGTCGACCCTCTTCAACGCGCTGACCAAGAACGACGCCCTCGCGGCGAACTACCCGTTCGCGACCATCGAGCCGAACGTGGGGGTCGTGAACCTCCCCGACCCGCGCCTCGACACGCTGGCCGAGCTGTTCGGCAGCGAGCGCATCCTCCCGGCCCCGGTGTCGTTCCTCGACATCGCCGGCATCGTGAAAGGCGCGAGCGAGGGCGAGGGCCTCGGCAACAAGTTCCTCGCCAACATCCGCGAGGCCGACGCCATCGCGCAGGTGGTGCGCGGATTCTCCGACCCCGACGTGGTGCACGTCGCGGGCAAGGTGGACGCCGCCGGGGACATGGAGACCATCAACACCGAGCTCATCCTCGCCGACCTGCAGACCCTGGAGAAGGCGGAGCAGCGCTACGAGAAGGAGGTCAAGGGCCGCAAGCTGGAGCCGGTCGTGCTCGAGACCGCCCGCGAGGCGATGGCGTTCCTGAACGACGGCAAGCCGCTGTCGGCCTCCACGATCGACCTGGAGCCGATCCGCGAGCTCGGACTGCTCACCGCGAAGCCGTTCATCTACGTGTTCAACGTGGACGAGGACGTGCTGACCGACGACGCCCGCCGGGCCGCGCTCGCCGCCCTGGTCGCGCCCGCCCAGGCCGTGTTCCTCGACGCGAAGCTGGAGTCCGAGCTCATCGACCTCGACGCCGCCGACGCCGCCGAGCTCCTGGCCTCCACCGGCCAGACGGAGAGCGGCCTCGACCAGCTCGCCCGCATCGGCTTCGACACCCTCGGCCTGCAGACCTACCTCACGGCCGGCCCGAAAGAGTCCCGCGCCTGGACGATCCACAAGGGCTGGAAGGCCCCCCAGGCGGCCGGCGTCATCCACACCGACTTCGAGAAGGGCTTCATCAAGGCCGAAGTGATCTCCTTCGACGACCTCGTCGACGCTGGCAGCGTCGCAGAGGCGCGGGCGCGCGGGAAGGCGCGCATGGAGGGGAAAGAGTATGTGATGCAGGATGGGGATGTGGTGGAGTTCCGGTTCAACGTGTAG
- a CDS encoding class I SAM-dependent methyltransferase, with the protein MRERREREAHARAFDRAAELYDAARPDYPADAVAWLTEGVTGPVVDLGAGTGKLTRALVDAGFDVIAVDPSPQMLGVLAERIPEAETRIGSGESIPVPDAGAGLVVAAQAWHWVDRERAVPEVARVLRPGGRIGLVWNDRDESVDWVRELGELMGAGDATFGQEEEPAVGAPFGELERHDVHWVQAMTLNGLLDLARSRSYFITKDPDAQAAVIASLRRLHAEHPELAGAERIELPYVTRCYRATLG; encoded by the coding sequence ATGCGGGAGCGACGGGAGCGGGAGGCGCACGCACGTGCGTTCGACCGGGCGGCGGAACTGTACGACGCGGCGCGGCCGGACTATCCGGCGGACGCAGTCGCGTGGCTCACGGAGGGCGTGACCGGCCCGGTCGTGGACCTCGGCGCCGGCACAGGCAAGCTGACCCGCGCGCTCGTGGACGCCGGCTTCGACGTGATCGCGGTGGACCCGTCGCCGCAGATGCTCGGCGTGCTGGCGGAGCGCATCCCGGAGGCGGAGACGCGGATCGGGTCGGGCGAGAGCATCCCTGTGCCCGACGCGGGGGCCGGGCTTGTCGTCGCCGCGCAGGCGTGGCACTGGGTGGACCGCGAGCGCGCCGTCCCGGAGGTCGCGCGCGTGCTGCGGCCGGGCGGCAGGATCGGCCTGGTCTGGAACGACCGGGACGAGAGCGTCGACTGGGTGCGCGAGCTGGGCGAGCTGATGGGCGCGGGTGACGCGACTTTCGGACAGGAGGAGGAGCCGGCCGTCGGCGCACCGTTCGGCGAGCTGGAGCGGCACGACGTGCACTGGGTGCAGGCGATGACGCTGAACGGCCTCCTGGATCTGGCGCGCTCGCGCAGCTACTTCATCACGAAGGACCCGGACGCGCAGGCGGCGGTGATCGCGTCGCTGCGCCGCCTCCACGCCGAGCATCCGGAGCTGGCGGGGGCGGAGCGGATCGAGCTGCCGTACGTCACGCGGTGCTACCGCGCGACCCTGGGCTGA
- a CDS encoding nuclear transport factor 2 family protein: MSTDDERPGGAPATVIDRLVRATNAHDLDALVRCFGPGYRNSTPAHPNRSFAGSAQVRDNWQQIFAGVPDIHVEVEAETVDGPWVWTEWRMTGTRRDGTPHEMAGTIIFEVDGDSIASARFYVEPVERASGTVGDAVRRQVGEAPTGADPQVVAQAAEVVSP; encoded by the coding sequence ATGAGCACAGACGATGAGCGTCCCGGTGGGGCGCCAGCAACGGTCATCGACCGCCTGGTGCGGGCCACGAACGCTCACGACCTCGACGCCCTCGTCCGCTGCTTCGGCCCTGGCTACCGCAACTCCACGCCGGCGCACCCGAATCGTTCGTTCGCCGGCTCCGCGCAGGTGCGGGACAACTGGCAGCAGATCTTCGCCGGCGTGCCGGACATCCATGTCGAGGTCGAAGCGGAGACCGTCGACGGTCCGTGGGTCTGGACCGAATGGCGGATGACGGGGACACGCCGCGACGGCACACCGCACGAAATGGCCGGAACGATCATCTTCGAGGTCGACGGCGACAGCATCGCATCCGCGCGTTTCTACGTGGAGCCCGTCGAGCGTGCGAGCGGCACGGTCGGCGACGCCGTGCGGCGGCAGGTGGGGGAAGCGCCCACTGGGGCCGATCCCCAGGTCGTTGCGCAGGCGGCAGAGGTCGTTTCGCCGTGA
- a CDS encoding TetR/AcrR family transcriptional regulator, with product METGDKTRRRYDASRRRSMAEQRRQGIISSAQRLFLQAGYAATTVAAIADDAGVAVETVYKAFGGKPGLVRAIVGSRLLGSAEVPAETRSDAAQATAPNAAALFRRFGEFTREIAPELAPVMRLIRDAAASGDHEMRGLLAEVEDERHARMLHNALNLAERGFLRPDVTPAAAADVMWLYTDSRFFDDLVVARGWTPDAFAEFIAGALESALA from the coding sequence ATGGAAACAGGGGACAAGACCCGCCGACGCTACGACGCGAGCCGGCGCCGGAGCATGGCCGAGCAGCGACGCCAGGGCATCATCAGCAGCGCACAGCGGCTGTTCCTGCAGGCGGGGTACGCCGCGACGACCGTCGCCGCCATCGCGGACGACGCCGGTGTGGCCGTCGAGACCGTTTACAAAGCGTTCGGCGGCAAGCCCGGTCTCGTGCGCGCGATCGTCGGCTCGAGGTTGCTGGGATCGGCGGAGGTTCCCGCCGAGACACGGTCCGATGCCGCACAGGCGACGGCGCCGAACGCCGCTGCTCTGTTCCGCCGGTTCGGAGAGTTCACCAGGGAGATCGCACCCGAGCTCGCCCCCGTCATGAGACTCATCCGGGATGCCGCTGCGTCCGGCGACCACGAGATGCGCGGCCTGCTGGCAGAGGTCGAGGACGAGCGACATGCGCGCATGCTCCACAATGCGCTCAACCTGGCGGAGCGCGGGTTCCTGCGGCCCGATGTCACGCCCGCCGCCGCGGCCGACGTGATGTGGCTCTACACCGACTCTCGCTTCTTCGACGACCTGGTGGTGGCACGAGGCTGGACTCCCGACGCCTTCGCCGAGTTCATCGCCGGTGCGCTCGAGTCCGCGCTCGCCTAG
- a CDS encoding DapH/DapD/GlmU-related protein — protein MSSDLLMRIHSPEFQAMSERVLRATELTSRLNVLPFDDEAGKAALFEEILGRPLPERVTIYPPFFTDHGLNLELSERVFINQNCTFLDYAGIRLAPRVMVAPRVTFITVGHPVDVEDRRIWLTGGPIDVAENVWIGAGATILPGVSIGRDAVIAAGAVVAEDVPAGTLVAGPKATVLREF, from the coding sequence GTGTCCAGCGACCTGCTCATGCGCATCCACTCCCCCGAGTTCCAGGCCATGTCGGAGCGCGTGCTGCGTGCGACCGAGCTGACCTCCCGCCTCAACGTGCTGCCCTTCGACGACGAGGCCGGAAAGGCGGCGCTCTTCGAGGAGATCCTGGGCCGCCCGCTTCCGGAGCGCGTGACGATCTACCCGCCGTTCTTCACCGACCACGGCCTGAACCTGGAGCTTTCGGAGCGGGTGTTCATCAATCAGAACTGCACATTCCTGGACTACGCCGGCATCCGCCTCGCCCCACGCGTCATGGTCGCCCCGCGGGTCACCTTCATCACGGTCGGCCACCCGGTCGACGTGGAGGACCGCCGCATCTGGCTGACCGGAGGCCCGATCGACGTCGCCGAGAACGTGTGGATCGGAGCCGGGGCGACCATCCTCCCGGGCGTCAGCATCGGCCGGGACGCCGTGATCGCGGCCGGAGCGGTCGTCGCGGAGGATGTGCCGGCGGGCACACTGGTGGCCGGCCCGAAGGCGACGGTGCTGCGCGAGTTCTGA